One part of the Vicia villosa cultivar HV-30 ecotype Madison, WI linkage group LG6, Vvil1.0, whole genome shotgun sequence genome encodes these proteins:
- the LOC131613706 gene encoding uncharacterized protein LOC131613706 yields MRKHVFLRIVEALGQHDEYFRMMVDATGRSSLSPLQKCTVVIRMLAYGTSADSVDDYLRIGETTTLKCVDKFTRGVINIFGAQYLRRPNAEDIERLMRMGEARGFPGMLGSIDCMHWEWKNCPVALKGQYVRGDHGKPTVMLEAVASQDLWIWHAFFGVAGSNNDINVLNQSNVFNNVLQGRAPQVHYTINRIEYNKGYYLSDGIYPEHAMFVKSIPMPQGDKRKLFARHQEAARKDIERAFEVLQSRFAIIRNPARSWHLDTLQRIMNTCIILHNMIVEDERSTYGGNFDFSYDHLSNDATTLPNDSNIDFQEFLRRRFDVRDRQIHRHLQQDLIEHIWQRYGQENSNNLKIF; encoded by the coding sequence ATGCGTAAACATGTGTTCCTTCGTATTGTTGAAGCTCTGGGTCAGCACGATGAGTATTTTCGAATGATGGTTGATGCAACTGGTAGGTCAAGTCTTTCACCATTACAGAAATGCACTGTTGTTATCCGTATGTTGGCATATGGAACATCTGCTGATAGTGTGGATGATTATTTGAGAATTGGTGAAACCACAACACTAAAATGTGTTGATAAGTTTACAAGAGGAGTGATCAACATCTTTGGGGCACAATATTTGCGAAGGCCAAACGCTGAAGACATTGAACGCCTAATGCGAATGGGAGAGGCACGAGGATTTCCAGGTATGTTAGGGAGCATTGATTGTATGCATTGGGAATGGAAAAATTGTCCAGTTGCATTAAAAGGGCAGTATGTTCGAGGCGATCATGGGAAACCAACTGTTATGCTTGAAGCAGTGGCTTCACAAGACTTGTGGATTTGGCATGCATTCTTCGGGGTAGCGGGTTCAAACAACGATATTAATGTGTTGAACCAATCCAATGTCTTCAACAATGTTTTGCAAGGACGAGCTCCTCAGGTTCACTATACAATCAATCGTATtgaatacaacaaaggttattatCTATCAGATGGTATTTATCCTGAACACGCCATGTTTGTGAAAAGTATCCCGATGCCACAAGGGGATAAAAGAAAATTGTTTGCCCGACATCAAGAAGCGGCAAGAAAGGATATTGAACGAGCATTTGAAGTTCTCCAATCCCGATTTGCGATCATACGTAACCCAGCACGATCGTGGCACTTAGACACACTCCAGCGCATAATGAATACATGCATAATATTACACAACatgattgttgaagatgaacgTTCCACATATGGTggaaattttgatttttcttaTGATCATTTAAGCAATGACGCAACAACATTGCCGAATGATTCTAATATTGATTTTCAAGAGTTCCTGCGTAGAAGATTTGATGTTCGTGATAGACAAATTCATCGACACCTTCAACAAGACTTGATAGAACATATATGGCAACGTTACGGGCAGGAGAATAGtaacaatttaaaaatattttaa